From Phycodurus eques isolate BA_2022a chromosome 13, UOR_Pequ_1.1, whole genome shotgun sequence, a single genomic window includes:
- the prpf38b gene encoding pre-mRNA-splicing factor 38B isoform X3, with protein MCGGVRGVGTGGIVSTAFCLLYKLFTLKLTRKQLMGLITHTDSPYIRALGFMYIRYTQPPADLIDWYDGFMDDEEELDVKAGGGCVMTVGEMLRSFLTKLEWFSTLFPRIPVPVQKSIDQQMKSRPRKVPQKEPQEEEEAYEEQGRQGERRRSSLPRSPRRTPSPRRSPKRSRSQSHHRDRDRHGPSYDRELERERERQRKERDARERDRDRADRERRRSRSAERNHQDRRERRRSRSGSRDKRSERKDKERDGGDDRNKRKERDHYRERPMERDRSREEKKSKGESDDRRHKDDRERHRDERKTKKSSRSRSRERRHKSGGGDEKSRKREGSHTREKERDGEQRSHKRSGSRERSHHQREASNDHSKHGDRRRSPSVE; from the exons GTACGTGGAGTTGGTACCGGAGGCATTGTGTCAACAGCCTTCTGTCTACTATATAAACTGTTTACACTCAAGCTGACACGCAAACAACTGATGGGCCTCATCACGCACACGGACTCGCCCTACATCCGAGCACTTGGCTTCATGTACATACG ATACACACAGCCCCCGGCCGATTTAATAGACTGGTATGACGGCTTCATGGATGATGAGGAG GAGCTGGACGTGAAGGCGGGCGGAGGCTGTGTGATGACCGTCGGTGAGATGCTGCGCTCCTTCCTCACCAAGTTGGAGTGGTTCTCCACTCTGTTCCCCCGCATCCCCGTGCCTGTGCAGAAGAGCATCGACCAGCAGATGAAGAGCAGGCCTCGGAAGGTACCTCAGAAGGAGCcgcaggaggaagaggaggcctATGAAGAACAGGGGCGACAAGGGGAACGCCGTCGCTCCAG TCTTCCCAGGAGCCCCAGGCGGACGCCGAGCCCCAGACGCTCTCCGAAGCGGTCGAGAAGCCAGAGTCACCACCGCGACCGAGACCGCCACGGCCCCAGCTACGACCGCGAGCTGGAGAGGGAGCGGGAACGTCAAAGGAAGGAGAGGGACGCCAGGGAACGCGATAGGGACCGGGCGGACAGGGAAAGGAGACGATCCCGCAGCGCCGAACGAAACCACCAAGACCGGCGCGAGCGCCGAAGAAGCCGCAGCGGCAGCCGGGACAAAAGGAGCGAGCGCAAAGACAAGGAACGAGACGGAGGTGATGACAGGAACAAGCGGAAGGAGCGGGACCACTACAGAGAGCGGCCCATGGAAAGGGACAGGTCCCGGGAGGAGAAGAAGAGCAAAGGGGAAAGCGACGACAGGAGGCACAAAGATGACAGGGAGAGGCACAGAGACGAGCGCAAGACCAAGAAGTCGAGCCGGAGTCGGAGCCGAGAGAGGCGACACAAGAGTGGTGGCGGTGACGAGAAGAGCAGGAAGCGGGAGGGCAGCCACACCAGGGAGAAGGAACGAGACGGGGAACAGCGCTCGCACAAACGCAGtggcagcagagagaggagCCATCACCAGAGAGAGGCCAGCAACGACCACAGCAAACACGGCGACCGACGAAGGAGTCCCAGCGTTGAGTAA